One stretch of Malus domestica chromosome 14, GDT2T_hap1 DNA includes these proteins:
- the LOC103414883 gene encoding heat shock 70 kDa protein 18-like → MAGENMGPAVLVPIKLTSDNIYGYQQWKSCSLSYFRYHNLLGIIDGTDSRPDQQLQSAEFFNWSNRDQKALEWLRNTLSIDLHHRVMAGADSSRTVWRNLKKHFEGLPLAYIYNLKSELENVKKDTAMSMNDYLQKIFHLAQLLADAGARVEDGDLFYLHILTGLPKEYRTRLENSNPRSIPEVQHLLLKQEEEIHLLNEQRIYTNTASNQATRPPPNTVSGSVVVAPNLHHPSLSHDKGGGEEEHAVGIDLGTTYSCVAVWQKDHVETILNDYGNRKTASYVAFTNTEEAMIGDAAFNQVVRNTANSIFDTKRLIGRRFSEDSVQSDMKLWPFKVTQGSDDRPMIVVTRNGGEEEQIAPEEIASMILKKMRKIAETYLGSPVKNAVITVPAYFNDSQRQAVKEAGVVAGLDVKCVIDEPSAAALAYGLHKKAGWSSSRNVMIFDLGGGSLGVSLVTMNTSGTFQVMATGGDGHLGGEDFDNRMVNYCVEEFKSKSKLDVSKDFRALRRLKNQCEKAKRRLAFESDFDIEIDCLCEGKDFNITFTRDMFEQLNKDLFIKCMESVEKCLKDANMDPSSVDDVLLAGGSSRIPMVQQLLQQAFKGKELCKGINLDEAIAHGAAVQAAISSGNGKGKLQDYMTLSDVTPSPGATPLADATDTTARGKPHSWTNPFSSIFGSRK, encoded by the exons ATGGCCGGAGAGAACATGGGACCAGCAGTACTGGTTCCAATCAAACTCACGAGTGATAATATATATGGCTATCAACAGTGGAAATCTTGTTCTCTTTCATATTTTCGTTACCATAATCTTCTTGGAATCATTGATGGAACAGATTCTCGTCCTGATCAGCAACTTCAGTCTGCTGAGTTTTTTAATTGGAGTAACAGAGATCAAAAGGCTCTTGAGTGGCTTAGAAACACTCTGTCTATAGATCTCCACCACCGTGTCATGGCCGGCGCCGACTCATCACGAACCGTGTGGAGAAACCTCAAGAAACACTTCGAAGGTCTCCCTCTTGCTTACATCTATAATCTcaaaagtgaactagaaaatgTAAAGAAAGACACAGCCATGTCGATGAATGACTATCTGCAAAAGATCTTCCATCTGGCGCAATTGCTTGCAGATGCCGGTGCTCGTGTGGAAGATGGGGACTTATTTTATCTACACATCCTGACGGGACTGCCAAAGGAGTACCGTACAAGATTAGAAAACTCTAATCCACGTAGTATCCCAGAGGTGCAACACTTGTTGTTGAAACAGGAAGAGGAAATACATCTGCTGAATGAACAGCGGATATATACAAATACTGCCAGTAATCAAGCGACGAGGCCGCCTCCAAATACTGTTTCTGGCAGTGTTGTTGTCGCTCCCAATTTGCAtcatccttctctctctcatgaTAAGGGTGGCGGAGAAGAAGAGCATGCGGTCGGTATCGATCTGGGAACAACGTATTCCTGCGTGGCCGTGTGGCAGAAAGATCATGTAGAAACCATTCTGAATGATTACGGTAACAGGAAAACTGCATCATATGTTGCATTCACAAACACTGAGGAGGCGATGATAGGCGATGCAGCATTTAACCAAGTTGTGAGAAACACCGCCAACTCGATCTTTG ATACAAAACGATTAATTGGAAGAAGATTTAGTGAAGATTCTGTTCAAAGTGATATGAAGCTTTGGCCATTCAAAGTCACTCAAGGTTCGGATGACAGGCCAATGATTGTGGTTACCCGCAATGGTGGCGAAGAGGAACAAATTGCTCCTGAAGAAATAGCATCCATGATTCTGAAAAAGATGCGTAAGATTGCTGAGACTTATCTAGGCTCACCTGTGAAAAATGCAGTCATCACTGTCCCTGCTTACTTCAACGATTCCCAGCGTCAGGCTGTAAAGGAGGCTGGAGTGGTTGCTGGCCTAGATGTAAAGTGTGTTATTGACGAACCAAGTGCTGCTGCCCTTGCTTATGGCCTGCACAAGAAGGCCGGTTGGAGTAGCAGCAGAAAtgtaatgatatttgatttgggCGGTGGCAGTTTAGGTGTCTCCTTGGTTACCATGAATACTTCAGGGACATTTCAAGTCATGGCAACGGGTGGAGATGGTCACCTTGGCGGCGAAGACTTCGATAACAGAATGGTCAATTATTGCGTTGAGGAATTCAAAAGTAAGAGTAAATTGGACGTGAGCAAAGACTTCAGAGCGCTTAGGAGATTAAAGAATCAATGTGAGAAAGCAAAAAGGAGACTCGCATTTGAGTCTGACTTTGACATTGAAATTGATTGTTTGTGTGAGGGTAAAGATTTCAACATAACATTTACCCGTGACATGTTTGAACAACTTAACAAGGACTTATTCATCAAGTGTATGGAGTCAGTGGAGAAGTGTTTGAAGGATGCTAACATGGACCCAAGTAGCGTCGATGATGTTCTTCTTGCTGGTGGCTCTTCTAGAATTCCAATGGTGCAACAACTATTACAACAGGCTTTCAAAGGGAAGGAGCTGTGCAAGGGCATTAATCTGGATGAGGCAATAGCACATGGTGCAGCTGTTCAAGCTGCAATCTCCAGTGGGAATGGAAAGGGGAAGCTTCAAGACTACATGACTCTTTCAGATGTCACTCCTTCGCCAGGGGCAACTCCCTTGGCAGATGCAACTGATACGACGGCACGGGGCAAACCACATTCATGGACCAACCCCTTTTCTTCGATATTTGGTAGTAGGAAATGA